CAGCCATGCACTTAACTAACTCATGAGTTAGTTACAAATATTTGGCGTGATAGATGCATCTCTGCAAACCCAATTAACACTTGACTAGACTACGCAAAAATGACTTTGTCCAAATGATGTTACGGTTTGCACACCTACTACCTAAACATTACGATGTGCCTATCCACCGAAACCATTTTGTTGCTAAAGGCAACGAAGGAGTCAGGGAAAATCAAGTCCTCTTTGCTGCAGACCCTACAGTCATACTCGGAGATATAATTTAACATATAATAACATAATGTCCCATACTTCACCATAAAACTAAAGCTAACCTCTTAACGATAATGACCAACTGAAGAACTGGGACTTTCTTGTCTCAAGATGTGTGATGCTCATCAcctaaaactaaactaaaaaccTAACATCTTCATTTTAGCAGCTGATACTGGATAACCTTCACAGAGGTCATAATGTATCACTACCTCAAACCTGTTTAAACTATATATACATAACAGGTACCTGGTGTTCCGCgaccctaactaggataagtggcttagataatgagcgaGTGAGAGTGAGGTACCTGGTGTGGTATTTGGAGTTTGTCCACGTGTCCGTTGAGCTTCCATTTGCTGCTCTTTCTTCTGCCTCATCCTTTGGTTAAACTGCTCCAGCTGCTCACAACAAATGCGTGAGAGACATCACACTCATACTGATATGGTTATGTAAACAAACATACTGTTCTTTTCAACATGTAAAACCAGAGAAGCGAACCATTACAACATGGTGTACATCAAGTAATTGTCTATTTATAAATGGCCAAGTATATCGCTAAAATACATCAATTAACTTAGAAAAAAGTATTGTTAATTTAGAAAACAATCACTGATGGCATACCCTCCTCTTCTGTTTAGCCTTGATGTCATCCTCTGTTATGGGAGCGACCTGTTTCAGTTCCGTTTGGACTGGTGTGCCTTCTCCTTGACTTGGTGATGAGCTCTCCACGCTAACTGTCCTCtcagttttcactgtttctATCACTCTAAGGCACCGTGACTTTGTGTTGGAGGTCTTCTTCATTGTGCTCGAGGCAGAATCTGCCCTCTGCATGGGAATATTCTCGTGATATCCAAGTGAAGGGGGCACGGATTGAGCAGAAGCATCAGTGGGACCGTACGGAGGAGGGCTAAAAAAAGGGGGTTGAAAAGGCACCTGAGGGGGGCATGGCATCGATGACAGCATGGGGGCATGCGAACTCTGCATGATGTAAGGATTATAACTTGGTGGCAAATGTGCGGGCGTTCCCATCCCCCCATGTACGACAGAAAAATGCTGAATACTGTGAGAAGTATAGGCAGAGTTTAGTCCTTGAGTCAGAGCTAAGGTTGCGTAGTCCCGGTTTTCACCGTAGGGATACTGTGTGGCTAAATAAGCGGATTCAGAAGATCCTTGAGCGTACTGAGAACTGCTGGACTGGCTGTCAGAAAACGTCGCCTCTGCTGTATGTGAAGGATGGTGATCTTGAGTATGTTGCGTTGATTCTGGCGAGTTTCTGATTGTCCTTGTAATTCTGTGGAGGTCCAGGTCCTTGACAATTTCACCTTCCTTATTACACTGGTCGCTGAATTTCAGAGAATCACGGTAGCTCATGTAGACTTCACGACGAGAGGACTTTGCCGGAGAGACAGATCGGAAGCCCTCAGACTCTGAAGAGTCTGTCCGACTACGATGTCGATCGTAATGGTTCAGCGAACGCTCGCTTTTTCTGCCCGACGAGTCGGAACACGAACCAGGCACCTTTGCCTTCTTCCCATATAACCGTTCCCTTGTCCTGTCGGCCAACTTGCTGACTTCAGCTGTGTCTAGATTAAGGCCAATAGTTTGCAGGAGACTCTGGATTTTATCAAAATGCATTATCTTGTCATCCGATTTTTCGGTAGGCTCTTCCCTTATTTGATGAACTGGGCTATGGACTTCCTTGTATCTGTCAGCTACTGTCATCCTGTGATACTCgtctctgttctccacacactcattatGATCACCAACAGAGCGATTCGGATCCATCTCATACCGGGTATCTAAATACTGAACCTGGACCTTTGGATGTTGATCCCAACCCTCCACATGGTGACCCCTGTCTTGTTCGTCTGCATACCTATCCCCCTCTTGTCTCTGCAGGTGCGAATCTTGGCCCCGATCCTCCATATACCAATCTCGGTCTTCAGCATATCCGTCTCTCTTCTCTATAAATCTACTTTGGCCTTTCACTACCCCACTATGGTCATCTACAGACATCTTTTCCCCATAGAGGAACCGTTCTTCGTCCTCTGTGTTGGGCTCCCTGAAAACGTCTTCTTGAGCGTAAATTCCATGCTTCATGCCAACGATTCGGGAAAAGCCGCTGCCATCCTGCACAGCTTTTTCATGAGGCAGCAGGTAATCCTGACTGTAGTCTTCAAATGGGCTTTTTGCTCTTCCCAAGACTGATTGCTTGCTTCCGTCTCCAGTTTCTTTGAAACGATCGTACAGCTCATCTTTACGACTGACATCCGTTCCTGATCTCAGTTGGAGGTTTTCCTGGCCCTCTATGTCCGTCAGTCCTTTTCTGGCCTCTTGGACCAGACTAGCCATTAGTTTTGAATCTACTCCCTTATTAAGAATACTAAGGAAACGTTGCATCTGTGTGGACAGGTTGTCTTTATTCTCTGAAGCGGAATGTTGTCTGTGAGGAGAGTGACAGGTAGAAGGCATGCCAGAAGGTGTCTGATGAAGTGTGGATAGATCACTATGAGGATAGCTGACTTCCGACTGGCTGAAAGATCTGTTGTCTTGCAAATGCATTGCATCAGATATTTTGGCAAGTGACGGATGCACACTGGGCTTGACATAAGAGGAGGGTTCGGCTATGTATGAGGCTACTGTCTGCTCAT
This sequence is a window from Chanos chanos chromosome 4, fChaCha1.1, whole genome shotgun sequence. Protein-coding genes within it:
- the LOC115808967 gene encoding uncharacterized protein LOC115808967; amino-acid sequence: MPSTCHSPHRQHSASENKDNLSTQMQRFLSILNKGVDSKLMASLVQEARKGLTDIEGQENLQLRSGTDVSRKDELYDRFKETGDGSKQSVLGRAKSPFEDYSQDYLLPHEKAVQDGSGFSRIVGMKHGIYAQEDVFREPNTEDEERFLYGEKMSVDDHSGVVKGQSRFIEKRDGYAEDRDWYMEDRGQDSHLQRQEGDRYADEQDRGHHVEGWDQHPKVQVQYLDTRYEMDPNRSVGDHNECVENRDEYHRMTVADRYKEVHSPVHQIREEPTEKSDDKIMHFDKIQSLLQTIGLNLDTAEVSKLADRTRERLYGKKAKVPGSCSDSSGRKSERSLNHYDRHRSRTDSSESEGFRSVSPAKSSRREVYMSYRDSLKFSDQCNKEGEIVKDLDLHRITRTIRNSPESTQHTQDHHPSHTAEATFSDSQSSSSQYAQGSSESAYLATQYPYGENRDYATLALTQGLNSAYTSHSIQHFSVVHGGMGTPAHLPPSYNPYIMQSSHAPMLSSMPCPPQVPFQPPFFSPPPYGPTDASAQSVPPSLGYHENIPMQRADSASSTMKKTSNTKSRCLRVIETVKTERTVSVESSSPSQGEGTPVQTELKQVAPITEDDIKAKQKRRLEQFNQRMRQKKEQQMEAQRTRGQTPNTTPGKVLSKEVKNVWICGHSLVFWAEKRDKSPEFGMQLGMDPKCVRVWWKGVQGMTWQQLLPQLLQLKGNWPNPDVILMHLGGNDIGKSSPEAFVSTVKKDLLSMKSIFPDCLLVWSDILPRRSWRHTDDSLTVDNIRMAINESIQGIIKEIGGTALTHENIRPGSNAGLYRPDGVHLSGKGIDTFNSNIQDFLEKWEAVTNQTETETDQATS